GGACGGAGGGGCACGGCCGCCGGCCGCTACGGGTGGATCAGAGCTCGGCGAGCGTCCCGGCGTACATCTTGTCGATCTCGGCGGCGAAGTTGCTCTCCACGCCCCGGCGCTTGATCTTCAGCGACGGGGTGATCTCGCCGTGCTCGATCGTCAGGTCGCGGGGGAGGATGGCCACCTTCTTGATCGTCTCCCACCGGTTGAGCTTGCCGTTCAGCTCGGCCACGTACCCGTCGACCATCGCCTGCGCCTCCGGGGAGGCGACGATCTCCGCGTACTCCTTGCCCTCCAGCGGGCCGCCGGCCACCCAACCCTTGATCGCGTCCGGGTCGAGGGTGACCAGCATGGTGCAGTAGTTGCGGGCCTGCCCGATCACCACGGCCTGGGAGGTGTACGGGCAGACCGCCTTGAACATGCCCTCGATGTGCGACGGCGCGATGTACTTCCCGCCGGAGGTCTTGACCAGGTCCTTCTTCCGGTCGGTGATCCGCAGGTAGCCGTCGTCGTCCAGGCTGCCGATGTCCCCGGTACGGAAGAAGCCGTCCTCGGTGAACGCCGCGGCGGTCTCCTCGGGCAGGTTGTGGTAGCCGCGCATCACCGGCTTGCCGCGCACCAGGATCTCGCCGTCGGTGTCGATCCGGCACTCCAGGTCGCCCATCGCCTGGCCGACGCTGCCGATCCGCAGCCCCTCCGGCGGGTTCACGAAGTTGCCCGCGCTGCTCTCGGTGAGGCCGTACCCCTCGGAGATGGGCAGGTTGGCGGCGGCGAAGAAGGTGGCGATCTCCGGGCTCAGCGGCGCCGCGCCGGAGACCAGCACCCGCATCCGGCCACCGAGTCGGGCCTGGAGCTTGCTGAACACCAGCTTCTCGGCCAGCGCGTACTTCAGCTTCAGCCCGGCCGGGACCGGCTTGCCGGCCTGCTCCAGGGCGACCTTCTCCTTGCCGGTCCGCACCCCCCAGGCGAAGATCTTCGCCTTCGCGCCGCCGGCGCCCTGGGCCGTGGTGACCGCCTTGTTGTAGACCTTCTCGAAGACCCGGGGCGCGCCGCACATCAGCGTTGGCTTGACCACGGCGAGCAGGTCGACCAGCTTGTCCACCCGGCCGTCCACGTAGGTCGGCAGGCCGACGTGGGTGGCGCCGCAGAGCAGAGTCTTGCCGAACGAGTGGGACAGCGGGAGCCAGAGGTACTGCAGGTCGTCGTCGCGGAGCAGCCCCATCTCGGCCTGCGCCACGCCCTCCCAGCACCAACCGCCGTGCAGCAGCTCGACGCCCTTGGGCCGGCCGGTGGTGCCGGAGGTGTAGATCAGGGTGGCCAGGTGCTCCGGTCCGATGCCGGCGACCAGCATGTCGATCAGGTCCGGCTCGGCCTCGAGGGCGCGCGCCCCCCGCTCCTCCAGCTCGGCCAGGGTGAGCTGGGGGACGGCGGCGGCCGGGTCGGGCGCGCCGTCGAAGAGCACCACGTGGGTCAGCGCCGGCAGCTCGGCGCCGGCGATCTTCGCGGCCTGGGCCGGGTTCTCGGCGAAGAGCACCCGGGACCCGGAGTCGGCGATGATGTAGGTCGCGTCCTCGGGCTCGGTGGTCGGGTAGACGGTGGTGGTCGCGCCGCCCGCGCACATGATGCCGAAGTCGGCGATCACCCAGTCCAGCCGGGTGTTGGCCAGGATCGCCACCGGATCCTCCAGGCCGACGCCGAGCCCGTGCAGCCCGGCGGCGACCGCCTTGGCGCGCCGACCGACCTGCTCCCAGCTCAGCCAGACCGGTCCCGAGTCGTCGGGAGCGGGATGGGCGAAGGCGTGGCGGTCGGGGGTCGCCGCCACGCGCTTGAGGAACATGTCGGGGATGGAACGGTACGGTACATCGAGAGCCATCGCTGTAGCCGCCTTCAGAGGGTGGATAGACGTGACGGGGGTCACGCCATTCTGCGGTTACCGAAGAGTATTGCCTGCACCGGGGCAGCGGCTAGCCCTTCCATCCGGTAGTGGCCGGCGTCCCGGGACGTGGAACGCCCGGATCAGGAGTACCGGGAGACGGCGCGCGACCAGTCGTAGGTGGCCCGGATCCAGTTCCGGCGGGTCACCAGGACGGCCCGGACCGACGCGTCCCCGGCATCCGTCAGCGCGGCCTCCCGCTCGGCGTACGCGGCCAGGCCCTCGTTGAACCGGGCGGCCGCCGCCCGCAGCGCCGCCGCCTCGCCCTGCCCGGTCTCCCCGGCGATCGTGGTGACCAGGTTGTGCGTGTCCGGCGCGCTGCTCAACTCCTTGCCGTAGGAGAACAGGTCGTTGCACCAGCAGACCAGGTCCGCGGCGAGGTCGTCCAGCGCGGCCAGCGCCGGGTCGGCCCACCGGCCCGCGCCGGGCAGATCGCCGTACGCCAGGTCGGTGAGGGTGAAGCTGGGTCGGGCCCCGCCGGTGTGCCGGCGCATCTGCACGTACTCGGCGACCCCGGGCACCCGTCGGTGCTCCCGGTTCGCCGCCTCCCAGAGCAGCGCCAGCAGGTACTCCCGGAGCTGGCTGATCAGCCGCAGCAGGAACGTCGGCCGGTGCAGGGCGCGGACCCGCCGGCAGAGGTCGTCCAGCCCGACACCGAGCGGCCCGGCCGCCACCGGCCGTGGCGCCGCCGGATCACCCTGCCCGTCCAGCACCTGCAGCAGCTCCGCCACGGTGGGCGCGAGCCGGGTGGGGCTGGCGGCCAGGCCGTCCTCGTCGCAGGCGTCGTCCATCACGAACAGCCAGGAGATCAGGTCGGTCAGCAGCCGCAACCGGTCGACCGGCGCGTCCGGGCAGGCCCGGCCGGCCAGCTCCGCCGGACCGGCCCCACGCAGCCGGCGCAGCCCGGCCGCCGTGGCCACCAGGCCGAGGTCACGCGCCCACCCGGCGCTCTCCCCGGCGACCAGCTCGACGGCGGCGTGCCGGCGCGCCGCGAAGGGGGGTTCGCGCAGTGCCGAGACGGCGAAGCTCCGCATCCGTGCCCCCTGCCCGCGGCCCCTGGGCGGGGCGGCGGGCAGCAGCGTACGGGAGCAGCGATCGGCCCCGGTCGCTGGGTCGATGCTGGTTCACCTCGACCCGCGACCGATTCCGCGCCCTCGGTCAGAAGCCCAGGCTGGCCGTCCGCAGCCGGTCGGCCGGGGTGGCCGGCCCGTCGATCTGCACCCGGGAAACCCGCTGCCGGCCGGACAGGAAGAGGGCCAGTTCTCCCGGCGCGCCCACCAACCGCAGCCGCTCCCCGCCCCGCCCGACGGTGAGCTCGCCGAACCCGGGCGCTTGGACGAGCAGGTCGGCGGGGAACCGGCGCAACGCCACCCGGGCCAGCACGGCGGTCCGCTTCCAGAGCACCGCCGACAGGCGGGCCGGCAGGTCCCGGGGCAGCCAGCCCGGGCGGGCCCGCCGCACGTCCTCGTGGTGGATGAAGAACTCCATCGTGTTGACCAGCTCGTCGGTGAGCGGGTTGCTCAGCGGGCTCCACGCCGGCGGGCGGCGTACCCGTGCCACCAGCTCCGGGTACGGGCGGGCGGCGACCCGCCGGCGGACCGCCTCGCCGTGCCGGCGCAGCGGCGGCAGCAGGATGCCCGCGGCGGCGTCCGGCCGGCGCTCCCGGACGACCAGGTGCGCGGCGAGATCCCGCGTGCGCCACCCCTCGTTGATCGTCGGCGCGTCCGGTCCCAGGTCCAGCAGCAGGTCGGCGAGCGCCTCGCGCTCCGATCGGGCGTACCGCGGCATGCACCGATCGTAGGGTCGGCGCGGCGTTTCGGCCCGCCCGGCGCGGCGCGGCGCCGCCGCGCCCGCCGCCGACCCGCCGCGGCGCCGGCCCGCCCTGGTTGGCGCGCCGCCAGCGGGGGAGTGACGCTGGACATATCCGTCCGGGTCGGCGGAGCTGGCACGGACCGGTAAGGATGAGGGAGATAATTGCGGCTTACGGCGGGGGAGAGCGTGGCGAGCGGGACAAGTCGGGACGTCCTCGGCAGGGGGCTGCGGGTCCTCGGCCGGGCCATCCGGGAGCAGCCGCGGATCTTCGCGGTCGCCGTGACCGGGAGCGTGCTCTTCGGCCTCATGGTGATCGCCAGCGCGTTCGTGGTCGGCCGGGTGGTCGGCGACGTCGTGGTGCCGGCGATCGCCCGCGGCTCGGTCGGCGCCGGGGTGCTCGCCCTGGCCGCCGCGTCCCTGTTCGGGATCAGCGTGCTGCGGGTGGTGGGCATCTTCGGCCGCCGGCTCGGCGCCGGCTACATGCAGTACCGGCTCCAGGCCGCCTACCGCCGCCGGGTCACCCGGCGCTACCTGGACCTGCCGCTGTCCTGGCACCACCGCAACGCCACCGGCACGCTGCTCTCCAACGCCAACTCCGATGTGGAGGCGGCCTGGTATCCGATCGCGCCGTTGCCGTTCGCGGTGGGCACCGTGGTCATGCTGGTCGGCGCGGTCGTCTCGCTCTTCCTCACCGACTGGGCGCTCGCCCTGGTCGGCCTCGCCGTCTTCCCCGCCCTCTTCGCGCTCAACGTGGTCTACTCCCGGCGGATGGCGCCGCGGCAGGCCCGGGCCCAGCGG
The window above is part of the Micromonospora inositola genome. Proteins encoded here:
- a CDS encoding AMP-dependent synthetase/ligase, producing MALDVPYRSIPDMFLKRVAATPDRHAFAHPAPDDSGPVWLSWEQVGRRAKAVAAGLHGLGVGLEDPVAILANTRLDWVIADFGIMCAGGATTTVYPTTEPEDATYIIADSGSRVLFAENPAQAAKIAGAELPALTHVVLFDGAPDPAAAVPQLTLAELEERGARALEAEPDLIDMLVAGIGPEHLATLIYTSGTTGRPKGVELLHGGWCWEGVAQAEMGLLRDDDLQYLWLPLSHSFGKTLLCGATHVGLPTYVDGRVDKLVDLLAVVKPTLMCGAPRVFEKVYNKAVTTAQGAGGAKAKIFAWGVRTGKEKVALEQAGKPVPAGLKLKYALAEKLVFSKLQARLGGRMRVLVSGAAPLSPEIATFFAAANLPISEGYGLTESSAGNFVNPPEGLRIGSVGQAMGDLECRIDTDGEILVRGKPVMRGYHNLPEETAAAFTEDGFFRTGDIGSLDDDGYLRITDRKKDLVKTSGGKYIAPSHIEGMFKAVCPYTSQAVVIGQARNYCTMLVTLDPDAIKGWVAGGPLEGKEYAEIVASPEAQAMVDGYVAELNGKLNRWETIKKVAILPRDLTIEHGEITPSLKIKRRGVESNFAAEIDKMYAGTLAEL
- a CDS encoding terpene synthase family protein; protein product: MRSFAVSALREPPFAARRHAAVELVAGESAGWARDLGLVATAAGLRRLRGAGPAELAGRACPDAPVDRLRLLTDLISWLFVMDDACDEDGLAASPTRLAPTVAELLQVLDGQGDPAAPRPVAAGPLGVGLDDLCRRVRALHRPTFLLRLISQLREYLLALLWEAANREHRRVPGVAEYVQMRRHTGGARPSFTLTDLAYGDLPGAGRWADPALAALDDLAADLVCWCNDLFSYGKELSSAPDTHNLVTTIAGETGQGEAAALRAAAARFNEGLAAYAEREAALTDAGDASVRAVLVTRRNWIRATYDWSRAVSRYS
- a CDS encoding TIGR03085 family metal-binding protein, with protein sequence MPRYARSEREALADLLLDLGPDAPTINEGWRTRDLAAHLVVRERRPDAAAGILLPPLRRHGEAVRRRVAARPYPELVARVRRPPAWSPLSNPLTDELVNTMEFFIHHEDVRRARPGWLPRDLPARLSAVLWKRTAVLARVALRRFPADLLVQAPGFGELTVGRGGERLRLVGAPGELALFLSGRQRVSRVQIDGPATPADRLRTASLGF